One genomic segment of Thunnus albacares chromosome 18, fThuAlb1.1, whole genome shotgun sequence includes these proteins:
- the gtf3c4 gene encoding general transcription factor 3C polypeptide 4, translating to MSATSPPDSADSLPRNVVIKTEPENDGGLVFGPEDVPVRREPVVPLMAPVSGLQPLSWSQDHRLAVCTTNSMSLMELVCDVHSNKQDLALHRTSIPVPTEGHRLRVGTPQEQTEAMEKFSSHPDPTVRQVFLADRVMNPSLGVHKGIKYASWSPLGCDSSGRCLLACLTLDHRLTIHNSHKRLEWNMLVDLTKKYSERVKERGYAKKDNKPPQANLLDFDELQRRFRMQTPLRMEWSSVYTIKQVQSDNTCIDVEMVLLAILMENGDLVLWKFVVPFLNGADVVFYDIIESGVTRPSDLAWWEYESADRRMSGLIVGSEVGPVKIMPVSLSGVKGYFTLRHPVILWKECDEIAVENIKCVPMIHPIHKSSCSLIVASRGCYVFWCLLMISPAGLNVYNSHVAGLHSLPVVSLAVSQHGVAVYTCSIDGWIKKLTPTFTENTLIFNQEDMLRPENLTGRRIHGIAVSHNGAYIALASTQGMVGAYHPVNRTYQVHFVTLKTPETAAAMLLKSPMQNLYKLADLLDIVRWQILKNKCIPASLQEELDQKIQEVDSPYLWRFKLFLVRILYQSLQTPPTDHHWKPTHEDNKVFVRDEEEEDGENEEEAVQEEGESGGVKQLKEENLEEQMAEVQAWINAVETHLMRENMKKVLGVVYLNTWIAQNTSIPTCGLVEYLARDANDRAAEVLIGHIKNKMNKQTFSERCSLCQAVLPFTDHKQAICKNGHMWLRCVLSYQACQTLTFRRCLLLDSISRLPEPEDPEWIRKILQAPCTLCDSPMI from the exons ATGTCGGCTACCAGTCCGCCAGACTCGGCGGATTCACTTCCCAGAAATGTGGTCATAAAGACGGAGCCCGAGAACGACGGTGGGCTTGTCTTCGGGCCGGAGGATGTGCCGGTTAGGCGGGAGCCCGTCGTCCCGCTCATGGCCCCGGTCAGCGGGCTGCAGCCGCTCTCTTGGTCGCAGGACCACCGCCTGGCTGTGTGCACCACCAACTCCATGTCGCTGATGGAGCTGGTTTGTGACGTCCACAGCAACAAACAGGACCTGGCGCTACACAGGACCTCCATCCCCGTGCCCACTGAGGGGCACAGATTACGG GTGGGAACACCCCAAGAGCAAACTGAAGCCATGGAGAAGTTTTCCTCACATCCCGACCCCACTGTAAGGCAAGTTTTTCTGGCGGACCGAGTGATGAACCCATCGTTAGGAGTGCACAAAGGAATAAAGTATGCCAGTTGGTCTCCGTTAGGTTGTGACTCTAGTGGACGCTGTCTGCTCGCTTGTCTAACACTTGACCATAGACTTACCATTCATAATAGCCACAAGCGTCTCGAGTGGAACATGCTCGTTGATCTCACCAAAAAGTACAGTGAGAGGGTGAAGGAGCGAGGCTACGCCAAAAAGGACAACAAGCCACCGCAGGCAAACCTGCTGGACTTTGACGAGCTGCAGCGGCGTTTCCGTATGCAGACTCCTCTGAGGATGGAGTGGTCGAGCGTTTACACGATCAAACAGGTTCAGTCAGACAACACATGCATAGACGTGGAGATGGTACTCCTCGCCATCTTAATGGAGAACGGTGACCTTGTTTTGTGGAAATTTGTGGTGCCCTTTTTAAACGGGGCAGATGTCGTGTTTTATGATATCATCGAATCAGGTGTGACTAGACCCAGTGACTTGGCGTGGTGGGAGTATGAAAGCGCAGATCGCCGGATGAGCGGCCTGATTGTTGGCAGTGAGGTGGGACCCGTCAAGATCATGCCGGTCAGCCTGTCGGGAGTGAAGGGCTACTTCACCCTCCGACATCCCGTCATCCTCTGGAAAGAGTGCGATGAGATCGCTGTTGAAAACATCAAATGTGTCCCAATGATCCACCCGATACATAAATCCAGCTGCAGCCTCATTGTCGCCTCACGCGGCTGCTACGTCTTTTGGTGTTTGCTCATGATTTCGCCAGCCGGATTAAATGTGTACAACTCTCATGTGGCAGGGCTCCACTCGCTCCCTGTGGTCTCACTAGCAGTCAGTCAACATGGCGTAGCAGTGTACACATGTTCCATAGATGGGTGGATAAAAAAGCTGACACCGACATTTACAGAGAACACTTTGATTTTCAATCAAGAGGACATGTTGCGACCTGAAAACCTAACAGGGAGGCGGATACATGGGATTGCAGTGAGCCACAATGGAGCGTATATTGCGCTTGCCAGCACACAAGGTATGGTTGGTGCCTATCACCCAGTTAACAGGACCTACCAGGTGCACTTTGTGACCCTGAAAACTCCAGAAACGGCAGCAGCAATGCTGCTCAAGTCCCCCATGCAGAACCTGTACAAACTGGCTGACCTGCTTGATATCGTGAGGTGGCAAATTTTGAAAAACAAGTGCATCCCTGCGTCGCTGCAGGAAGAGCTCGACCAAAAGATCCAGGAAGTAGACTCGCCCTACTTGTGGCGTTTCAAGCTCTTTTTAGTGCGTATACTTTACCAGTCACTACAGACACCTCCGACAGATCACCACTGGAAACCTACGCACGAGGACAACAAGGTGTTTGTCagggacgaggaggaggaggacggagaAAACGAAGAAGAAGCTGTGCAAGAGGAAGGCGAGTCCGGTGGAGTAAAACAGTTGAAGGAGGAGAATCTGGAGGAGCAGATGGCAGAGGTGCAGGCTTGGATCAATGCTGTGGAGACCCACCTGATGAGAGAGAACATGAAGAAGGTGCTGGGCGTGGTGTATCTCAACACCTGGATCGCTCAGAACACCAGCATACCTACCTGTGGCCTGGTGGAGTACCTCGCCAGAGACGCTAACGACAGAGCTGCAGAG GTCCTGATCGGCCACATCAAGAACAAGATGAACAAGCAGACGTTCTCGGAGCGCTGCAGCCTGTGTCAGGCCGTGCTGCCCTTCACGGACCACAAACAAGCAATCTGTAAAAACGGTCACATGTGGCTCAG GTGTGTGTTGTCATACCAGGCCTGCCAGACGCTGACGTTTAGACGTTGCCTCTTGCTGGATAGCATCTCCAGACTGCCAGAGCCTGAAG ATCCAGAGTGGATAAGGAAGATACTGCAGGCGCCCTGCACACTCTGCGACTCACCGATGATCTAG